From the genome of Adhaeribacter pallidiroseus:
AAAGATATTTCAAAGCCGTTATTTTTCGCGGAAGCCCCGTTCACCCAGCGGCTGCCGCCTTCGCCAATAACGGCCGCGTACGGCGGTTGAATTAAAATATCTTTGGTATTGCGGGTAAAGTAGTCGAAGGAGCCGGTCAGGCGGTCTTTTACCAGGCCAAAGTCCAGCCCCAGGTTTAGCTCATCGGTAGTTTCCCATTTTAAATTAGGATTGCCTTGTTGCAAGGCCACGTAGCCCGAGGCCAGATTGCCGCTGTTGTTGCCGTTGATATCGTAAGCCGTGCCAATGGTGCGCCAGGCGCCGTACCAATCCCGGAAGTCCATGGTGCCGTAATTAGGCGCGTATAAACCAAACCGGGCCAGGTTGCCAATCTTCTGGTTGCCCACCCGGCCCACGCCGGCCCGCAATTTTAAATTGGATACAAAGCTCAGGCCCTGCATGAACTTTTCGTTACTGATGCGCCAGCCCAGATTTGCCGCCGGAAATAAACCAAATTGCTCATTCTGGCCAAACCGCGAGGAGCCATCGTAGCGGAGCGTTACGGAAGCCAGGTATTTATCGGCTAAATTATAATTCGCTTTTCCGAAGTAAGATAACAACTGGTACCCGGTTCTGCCGCCGCCCGAACTGGCCGTGCCGGTACCGGCATCCAGTTGAAAAAAGTCGAAATCCTGGATGGCAAAATCTTCTTTGCGCGCCACTACCGTGCGGTAATCTTCTTTCACGGTTTCTACTCCTACTAAAATATTAAAAAAGCTTTGGCCCGCTTTAAAATTATAATCGGCGGTATTGGTCCAGGTGAGGTTGGTACGCTCGCCGTGAAACACACTGAGCCGGTTCACACTTTGGGTCAGAAAACCTTCGGTGTATTTTTCCTGAATCCACCAGTTATTCGAAAAAGTATAATCCACACCCAGGCTGGAACGAATGGTTAAATTATCAATGGGTATTAATTCGGCGTAGACGTTCCCGAATAAAATCAGGTTATTGTCTTTGTTGTTCCGGTTAATGTACAACATGTGCAAAGGGTTATTGCGGTCGCTCATGCCGGATCCCAGCGGGCCCGCCCAGGAACCATCGGTGCGGTATACCGGCAAAATGGGATTTTGGTAAGTGGCGAGGTAGTCAATGCCGGCCCCTCCTAAATCAGTGGGTTCCGGCGTTTCGCGGGTGCGGGCAATATTTAAATTTTCGCCGATCCGGAGCCGGCTGTTGAACATCTTATGCGACGTGTTCAGGCGCAGATTCATTTTGGAAAAATTAGAATATTCTTTAATGGCCCGGTTGTTCAGGTAACCAAACTGCAACAAAGCCGTGGTAGATTCACTGCCGCCCGATAGGGTTAAACTATTGCTGTTCACGAAACCGGTGCGGTAAACCACATCTTGCCAATCGGTGCCTGGCACCTGGGCCGGCGTTAAACCCGCTGGGTCACCACCCACCCACTGCACCGGCGTCACGCTGTTTAAAACCGCCGCTGGCCCAGTACCGGAGTAATCAAAGGCGTATAATGCGCTGTGAATGGCGGGGTCGGTGCCGTCGTTAATGGAAGCTTGCCACAGGGCGCGACCCCGTTCTAACGTGTTGGCAGCATTAATTTCCCCGAAGCGCTGCTGAAAAGAACCCGAGGAGCTGAGCTGCACTTTTAGTTTGCCTTTTCCTTGTTTGGTGGTAACAATAATTACCCCGTTGGAAGCCCGGGCCCCGTAAATAGAAGCCGCGGAGGCATCTTTTAGCACCTGAATGGATTCTATGGAGTTCGGGTCAATGTTCTGCAGGGGCGATACATTTTTGGTTGTAGAGCCATTGGCCGCCCCCCGGCCCGAAATTACATTATTGCCGGTGGTTGGCACCCCATCAATGATGTACAACGGGGAATTATCGCCCAAGGTGTTCAGGCCCCGGATTAATACTTGCCCGGTCTGGCCACTGGGTTGGCCCGTGGATTCTACGTACAAGCCGGGTACCCGGCCTTGCAGGGTTTGCAGCACGTTGGCCCGCGGAATGTCGCGCACTTTTACCAGATCCACGATGGCTACGGCCCCCGTTAAATCGGCTTTTCGCTCGGTGCTGTATCCCGTAACAACCACTTCGGATAAAGCGCGGGTATCGGCCGGTAGCATTACATCCAGCGTGGTTTGATTACCAACGCTTACTTCCTGGCCCAGGTAGCCAATAAACGAAGCTACCAAAACATCCTGGCCCGAGGAAAGGCTGAGCGAGTATTTGCCGTTGGCATCGGTTATGGTTCCGGTGGTGGTTCCTTTTACCACAATGCTGGCTCCCGGCAAAGCATTGCCTTGTTCGTCTTTAATGGTTCCCGAAATAATTCGGGATTGGGCCAGGCTCACTTGTACCAGAAAAAGCAATAACACCATGAGGAGCTTCCGGTTGATTGGCCTGACTGTAAGTAAAACTTCTCTTTTCATAGGGGTTTGGTTATAGGTAGAAGTAGAATTTACAATAAAATAATGTGTTTACATTATAATTACATTTACAAAAATTAATAATTACATTTTGTGCTACTAATGTATAGTTAAGTTTAATTAAAGCAAACAATATTTTTAAAATTTTAAATTTATTTTTCTGGATTAAGAGTTAGCGCGTGTAAAATTCCATTTTGTTCAAGTAAGATTAAAATGTAAATTAAATGTAAAATGTATTGGAGGTAAAGTATTTTTACATTTACTTTACATTTAAAGCAGAGCCATCGCCCCATGAGCACCAACAAGATTAAGGATACGCTTACCCGTTTTAGAGATGATATTTTAAATGGAAAATTGCCTTACGGCAGTTTGCTCCCCTCGGAAAAAGAACTGGCGACCGAAATGCAGGTTTCCCGGCCCACGGTTGCTAAAATTTACAATTCCCTGCAAAAAGAAGGTTTGTTGAAAAAAACGCCCGGACAAGGCACGACCGTGGTATTTAACGGCGAACGAAAGAAAAATACCTTTGGCTTGTTACTGCCGGGAGCGGGCGAGTCCGAGATATTCGGCGTTATTCACGACCATTTTTTGGCTATCGAAAAAGAAAAAGAATTAAAATTTTTGTGGGACGGCGCCATTGCTAATAATGCCCAGGTTCGCCAGAACACCATTATCAGCATTTGCGAAAGATACCTGGATGAAAAAGTAAGTGGCGTTTTCTTTGCTCCCCTGGAACGCACGGATAACGCGGAATTGGTAAATAATCAGGTATGTGCTTTATTTGACCAGGAGAACATTCCGGTAGTATTGATTGACCGGGACATTTACTCGTTTCCGAACCGCAGTAAGTACCCGGTAATTGGGCTGGATAATTTTCAGGCCGGTTACGTTATGACTAACCATTTAATTAATGCCGGATGCGAGAAAATTTATTTTTTTTACCGGGCTTATTCTGCCAACAGTATTTACAAACGCATTGCGGGTTGCCGCAGCGCTTGTTTTGATGCCAATATTTCTTTCGGTCCAAAAGACATTATTGTGGGCGACCCGGGAGATACTCACTTAATGAGCCGGCTGAAAATAATACCGGGCAAAACGGGCGTGCTGTGCGCCAACGATTCTACGGCGGCCGTGGTCATGGCTAGTTTAAAACAAACGGGTAGCCTGGTGACCAAAGATGTTTTGGTGGCCGGCTACGACGATATGAAGTACGGGAAAGTATTAGAACCCTCGCTGACTACCTTTCAACAACCGCTTTTTGAAATTGTAACCAGCAGTTACGAAATGATGCTGAGCCGCCTTTTACATCAACACCTGGTAGCCGCCGACGTTAACTTAACCGGCGCGTTAATTGCCCGCGAATCGACGAAGTTTAGTTATTAGTTGTTGGTTATTAGTTGTTGGTTATTAGTTGTTGCTAAATCTATAATCGAATGGTGCGCCTCGGAATGGCAGCAGGATGTTGCAAAATCTGCTTGTAAATTTTGGCTACTAAGTTCCTCCATTACATCACGTCCCATAAAAACAAATTGCTCGTTACTCGTTACCAGATCTTTAAACATCTAACAACAAACAACGAGCAACTAATAACTAATAACTAACAACGACTTTGTTGCAACGTTGAGAATGGGATAGGTAAAAAAGGGATTGCAGTCTATCTTTGTAGTGACGAAACCATAAAGAAGAGATGTTACCATCGCCTACAATCCCGGCTAAAGATAGGTATAAAGTTAAAAATTGGAAAGCCTATACTAGCAGTTTAGTTCAAAGAGGTAGTTTGACTTTATGGCTGGAAGATTCCGTGTTAAGAGCGTGGCGCGAGATTGATCCGAGCCAGAAAGTAGTAGGGGAATGCTTATATGCTGATTGTGTAATCCAATGCTGTTTGTTGTTAGGCCAGGTGTATCATCAGCCGCTGCGGCAGACGACCGGCTTTGTTTCTAGTTTGCTGGCGATGTTAGGCTATAAAGATTATGCCGTACCAGATTATACTACTCTTTGCCGCCGACAAAGCTGCCTGCCAGTAGAAGTAAGTAAAGCATTAGCCCGCAACCGAAAGCTAGCTATTGCGCTCGATTCTACCGGTTTAAAAGTATACGGGGAAGGCGAGTGGAAAGTAAGAAAACACGGGGCTTCCAAGCATAGAACTTGGCGCAAATTGCACATCGGTATTGCTGTTGATACCCAAGAGATCGTTTTTGTGGCGTTGACTACGAATGGGGAAGATGATGCGGTGGTCGCGGGCAAGTTGCTGCAAGGCAAGACTGCTCAGCTGAGTAGTTTTATAGGGGATGGCGCTTATGATGACTTTAAGTTGCGAGAGCTCCTAGCAGGGGGCATTAAGCAAATTATACCCCCGTCCAAAGATGCAGTGGTACATAAAGGTACCCAGAAGAAGCCGGTACCAGAATACCTACGGCAGCGCAATGAGGCAGTCGAATATAGGCAAGAGCACGATCGAAAAGCCTGGAAAATCCAAGCTGGCTATCATCGCCGAAGTTTAAATGAGGTAGCTATGTTTCGCTACAAAACTACTTTCTCCGCCCAGATGAGGACCCGGAAAATAGAAAATCAGAAAACAGAAGTAGAACTAAAATGTAAAATCTTAAACATCTATCGCCACCAGGGAATGCCTCTGGCCTACCTAGTAGCTTAGCTACTGCTCGCTATAAGCGAGCTAGTAGAAAAGAGTCCCGTTGCAACAAAGTCACTAACAACTAATAACCAA
Proteins encoded in this window:
- a CDS encoding SusC/RagA family TonB-linked outer membrane protein, encoding MKREVLLTVRPINRKLLMVLLLFLVQVSLAQSRIISGTIKDEQGNALPGASIVVKGTTTGTITDANGKYSLSLSSGQDVLVASFIGYLGQEVSVGNQTTLDVMLPADTRALSEVVVTGYSTERKADLTGAVAIVDLVKVRDIPRANVLQTLQGRVPGLYVESTGQPSGQTGQVLIRGLNTLGDNSPLYIIDGVPTTGNNVISGRGAANGSTTKNVSPLQNIDPNSIESIQVLKDASAASIYGARASNGVIIVTTKQGKGKLKVQLSSSGSFQQRFGEINAANTLERGRALWQASINDGTDPAIHSALYAFDYSGTGPAAVLNSVTPVQWVGGDPAGLTPAQVPGTDWQDVVYRTGFVNSNSLTLSGGSESTTALLQFGYLNNRAIKEYSNFSKMNLRLNTSHKMFNSRLRIGENLNIARTRETPEPTDLGGAGIDYLATYQNPILPVYRTDGSWAGPLGSGMSDRNNPLHMLYINRNNKDNNLILFGNVYAELIPIDNLTIRSSLGVDYTFSNNWWIQEKYTEGFLTQSVNRLSVFHGERTNLTWTNTADYNFKAGQSFFNILVGVETVKEDYRTVVARKEDFAIQDFDFFQLDAGTGTASSGGGRTGYQLLSYFGKANYNLADKYLASVTLRYDGSSRFGQNEQFGLFPAANLGWRISNEKFMQGLSFVSNLKLRAGVGRVGNQKIGNLARFGLYAPNYGTMDFRDWYGAWRTIGTAYDINGNNSGNLASGYVALQQGNPNLKWETTDELNLGLDFGLVKDRLTGSFDYFTRNTKDILIQPPYAAVIGEGGSRWVNGASAKNNGFEISLAYQNTGGPFTYTVYGNAAHFRDKITKLPASVIRSYPGNVEQTILGHSQRAIFGYVTDGLFQNQEEVNAHVTQPGKGIGRIRYRDLNGDGKIDALDQTWLGTTLPDVEYGLGFDIGYKNFTLSAFFQGVVGKLTNDGIKGDFTRVNNGMNFGTGVFEAWSPQNTGSPLPALSLVNANDEFRSSDYLYVNGSYAKLRTLQLSYAFPKGVLEAWKLGTFRVFVMGENLFALKDHQGINKIYAPDPENPSLTYPLTRNFTFGVDLSF
- a CDS encoding GntR family transcriptional regulator, whose amino-acid sequence is MSTNKIKDTLTRFRDDILNGKLPYGSLLPSEKELATEMQVSRPTVAKIYNSLQKEGLLKKTPGQGTTVVFNGERKKNTFGLLLPGAGESEIFGVIHDHFLAIEKEKELKFLWDGAIANNAQVRQNTIISICERYLDEKVSGVFFAPLERTDNAELVNNQVCALFDQENIPVVLIDRDIYSFPNRSKYPVIGLDNFQAGYVMTNHLINAGCEKIYFFYRAYSANSIYKRIAGCRSACFDANISFGPKDIIVGDPGDTHLMSRLKIIPGKTGVLCANDSTAAVVMASLKQTGSLVTKDVLVAGYDDMKYGKVLEPSLTTFQQPLFEIVTSSYEMMLSRLLHQHLVAADVNLTGALIARESTKFSY
- a CDS encoding IS5 family transposase; the encoded protein is MLPSPTIPAKDRYKVKNWKAYTSSLVQRGSLTLWLEDSVLRAWREIDPSQKVVGECLYADCVIQCCLLLGQVYHQPLRQTTGFVSSLLAMLGYKDYAVPDYTTLCRRQSCLPVEVSKALARNRKLAIALDSTGLKVYGEGEWKVRKHGASKHRTWRKLHIGIAVDTQEIVFVALTTNGEDDAVVAGKLLQGKTAQLSSFIGDGAYDDFKLRELLAGGIKQIIPPSKDAVVHKGTQKKPVPEYLRQRNEAVEYRQEHDRKAWKIQAGYHRRSLNEVAMFRYKTTFSAQMRTRKIENQKTEVELKCKILNIYRHQGMPLAYLVA